A window of Cryptomeria japonica chromosome 3, Sugi_1.0, whole genome shotgun sequence contains these coding sequences:
- the LOC131075668 gene encoding uncharacterized protein LOC131075668 encodes MAASASVDMVDMGRDGVARVAGIAFEVQAAEWNENNDHNVNGNQNNGSPQSVPKRLRRRLMEAVENKPSTLQEIEAKLKEADLRRQQFHEWLANKARSKPKSPTHSANPEYLAQRLEAKLSAAEQKRLELLSQAQMRLAKSDELRQAAKTEVQLRAEREREELESKVESRVQQAESNRMALLEAEKQRRAAAQERMANSHLQRMVQEDKDKERKETLHATICQRVAAAEEKRLGILEAEKTRAHLSVMQARRVANSVSLQREMEMRKRKEKLENRLQRAKRKRAELLRQRGRFGGASHINRHKMVKHGERLSRKLARVWRQFQRSSRTTYTLTQEFAACEISHSTVNSLPFEKFAARIQSLATLQSVTALLARIERWFMASQHSDSNIASIDHLLKRISLGNKRTPPNGNRVAKRTASQGSVKATNRSQKEKTDEKEPLRYPARVFLCAYMILGHPEAVFSGRGERETALAEAATRLVPEFESLIHIILDGPSCSPYSTSPSLNKEACSWDFKRPQTSNSQRPFAAQLAAFDAAWCSYLYQFVVWKVKDAQSLEEDLIRVACQLELSMLQKCKITSGGEEGNVSHDIKAIRRQVVEDQQLLQDKILRLSGSSGMARMGAALSDVRSRFMEAKENGSPLLSPFSPASFPSSSTSMGCQKRVIGKPKKVARSLFKSRPETENPADASVKSSNSLGDADKKKLLNDNEIMVNDILHDRNRTFADTVCGMNKSSDEFTVKIKSTMETAFWDCVKESLTSNPPDYAWVIKLVEEVRNELVALVPVSWKQEILDSIDTDLLSQILESGSQDVEYLSKLLEYSLGVVLKLAIPANDNESKAKHGQLFHELSDIVVGMDKETNSSFAQVLVKGLRFILEQIQVLKKDISVARIRSLEPLVQGLAGVRYLQEAFTTRCGPYSRATRMLPRTVQWLTSVRQTVEQQKSDFLTALIDFRNSQPSVLSTHASGLPPVTSLRTGGRLDPGKGLPTIADNSVLPAFTGSLGGTVQEIQWNSQETLVRLGLLQLTSKPDAVNEETMPETLKLNAGRLQKAQNDFQHIIVIATSMLLVRQTLTGKGVPAAEIDSVLHDVVEQLKDILSNPALSVHHIGRLLSQLCMPLGENEESSQELMTRILNRSLSVDDAVFVKISAAIIAGLRAILLGVKGFEGRSLAQLALKRIGASPLVDLLAGVADALDVIATVTCQVHGPWYVCIAGEI; translated from the exons TACACATTCAGCTAATCCTGAATACTTGGCCCAGCGCCTTGAAGCCAAGTTATCTGCCGCTGAGCAAAAGAG GCTGGAGCTTCTGTCACAGGCACAGATGCGTTTGGCCAAGTCAGATGAGCTTCGACAAGCTGCTAAAACAGAAGTGCAACTGCGTGCTGAGAGGGAGCGTGAGGAACTGGAATCAAAAGTTGAATCCCGTGTGCAGCAGGCAGAATCAAACAGGATGGCTCTTCTTGAAGCAGAGAAGCAACGGAGGGCTGCTGCTCAGGAGAGGATGGCAAATTCCCATTTGCAGCGGATGGTGCAGGAAGACAAAGATAAAGAGCGCAAGGAAACACTTCATGCGACCATCTGTCAGAGAGTGGCAGCTGCAGAGGAGAAACGTTTGGGTATTTTAGAAGCTGAAAAGACTCGTGCGCATTTATCAGTTATGCAAGCAAGAAGGGTAGCCAATTCTGTCTCTCTTCAGAGAGAGATGGAAATGAGGAAGCGAAAGGAGAAGCTGGAAAAtcgtttgcaaagg GCAAAGCGTAAGAGAGCTGAACTTCTGAGACAGAGAGGAAGATTTGGAGGTGCCAGTCATATCAATCGCCATAAAATGGTCAAGCATGGGGAACGCCTGTCAAGAAAGCTAGCAAG GGTTTGGAGGCAGTTCCAGAGGTCTAGCCGCACAACCTATACATTAACACAAGAGTTTGCTGCATGTGAAATCAGCCATTCTACTGTTAATTCACTTCCTTTTGAGAAGTTTGCAGCTCGGATACAGTCACTTGCCACATTGCAGTCAGTTACAGCACTTTTAGCTCGTATTGAGAGATGGTTCATGGCGTCACAACATAGTGATTCCAACATTGCAAGCATAGATCATCTGCTTAAACGAATTTCTCTGGGAAATAAGAGAACGCCCCCAAATGGTAATAGAGTTGCAAAGAGGACTGCTTCTCAAGGCTCTGTTAAAGCAACAAATAGAAGTCAAAAGGAAAAAACTGACGAAAAGGAGCCTTTGAGGTATCCTGCACGTGTCTTTCTTTGTGCATATATGATTTTGGGGCATCCCGAGGCCGTCTTTAGTGGCAGAGGAGAGCGTGAAACTGCGCTTGCAGAAGCAGCTACTAGGCTTGTTCCAGAATTTGAATCCTTAATCCATATTATACTGGATGGGCCCTCATGCAGTCCTTATTCAACATCACCCTCTTTAAACAAAGAAGCTTGCAGTTGGGATTTCAAAAGACCTCAAACATCAAATTCGCAGCGGCCATTTGCAGCTCAGCTTGCAGCGTTTGATGCTGCATGGTGCtcttacctttatcaatttgtggtATGGAAAGTCAAGGATGCtcaatcacttgaggaagatctgattAGAGTGGCTTGCCAGCTTGAACTTTCAATGCTACAGAAGTGTAAGATAACATCAGGAGGAGAAGAGGGTAATGTCAGCCATGACATTAAGGCCATTCGCAGACAG GTTGTTGAAGATCAGCAACTTTTGCAAGATAAGATTCTTCGGCTAAGTGGAAGTTCTGGAATGGCAAGAATGGGAGCAGCACTATCAGATGTACGATCTAGATTTATGGAAGCAAAAGAAAATGGGTCTCCCCTGCTCTCACCTTTTTCCCCTGCATCATTTCCATCATCTTCGACTTCCATGGGTTGCCAAAAAAGGGTTATTGGAAAACCAAAGAAGGTTGCTCGGTCACTATTTAAGAGCAGACCTGAAACAGAAAACCCTGCAGATGCTTCCGTGAAATCCAGCAATAGTTTGGGGGATGCAGATAAGAAAAAACTGTTGAATGATAATGAGATTATGGTTAATGATATTCTTCATGACAGAAATAGAACATTTGCTGATACTGTGTGTGGAATGAATAAGTCTTCAGATGAATTCACG GTGAAGATTAAATCCACAATGGAGACAGCATTTTGGGATTGTGTTAAGGAGTCTCTCACAAGCAACCCTCCTGATTATGCGTGGGTTATCAAACTGGTTGAAGAAGTCAGGAATGAACTTGTTGCATTAGTTCCTGTGAGCTGGAAGCAAGAAATCCTTGACAGCATTGACACAGATCTCTTATCTCag ATATTAGAGTCAGGAAGCCAAGACGTGGAGTATCTCAGCAAGCTTTTGGAATACTCATTAGGTGTTGTGTTGAAACTTGCTATTCCGGCAAATGATAATGAATCCAAAGCAAAGCACGGGCAATTATTTCATGAACTATCTGATATAGTAGTTGGAATGGACAAGGAAACAAACAGTTCCTTTGCACAAGTATTGGTGAAAGGTCTTCGCTTTATTCTCGAGCAAATTCAG GTGCTAAAGAAAGACATAAGTGTTGCACGAATCAGATCATTGGAGCCATTGGTCCAGGGATTGGCAGGTGTGAGATACTTGCAAGAAGCATTCACCACTCGCTGTGGCCCCTACTCAAGAGCAACAAGGATGTTGCCTCGAACTGTTCAATGGCTTACATCTGTGCGGCAAACTGTGGAGCAGCAGAAAAGTGATTTTTTAACTGCATTAATAGATTTTAGAAATAGCCAGCCTAGTGTGCTAAGCACACATGCTTCGGGCTTGCCTCCAGTGACATCACTTCGAACTGGTGGTCGATTGGACCCAGGCAAAGGGTTGCCAACTATTGCTGATAACTCAGTATTGCCTGCCTTCACAG gatCTTTGGGTGGGACAGTACAGGAGATCCAGTGGAACTCACAAGAAACATTAGTAAGGCTAGGCTTACTGCAACTGACAAGCAAACCTGATGCTGTAAATGAGGAAACAATGCCTGAAACACTGAAATTGAATGCTGGAAGGTTACAGAAAGCACAAAATGATTTTCAGCATATTATTGTAATTGCTACCAG CATGTTGTTAGTGAGGCAGACTCTTACTGGAAAGGGAGTACCGGCTGCAGAGATTGATAGTGTTCTTCACGATGTAGTTGAACAGTTGAAAGATATCCTGAGTAATCCTGCTTTATCCGTTCATCACATTGGCCGGTTGTTATCTCAGCTTTGTATGCCACTTGGGGAAAATGAGGAATCCAGCCAGGAACTGATGACAAGGATTCTAAACAGGAGTCTTTCTGTGGATGATGCTGTTTTTGTAAAGATTTCAGCTGCAATAATTGCAGGTCTTCGAGCAATACTACTTGGTGTGAAAGGTTTTGAAGGGCGTTCACTTGCACAGTTGGCTTTAAAGCGAATTGGTGCTTCTCCTCTTGTTGACCTGCTTGCAGGGGTAGCTGATGCACTTGATGTCATTGCAACTGTAACTTGTCAGGTCCATGGTCCATGGTATGTATGCATAGCTGGGGAAAtctga